The sequence ACCGTGCCCGAGTACGGCGTCCAGTAATCCCAAACGATCTCTCCGTCGGGAGTCACCTCGAAGATCCTCCCGTCCCGCCCCTGGCAAATCAACGTGTTTCCATTCGGGAGTCTCTGCGCTCCGGAGATGAAGTCCGAGTAGAACGAGGTCTGGTCAGGAGCCTCGTACTTCCAGGCGGGCTCGTCCGGACCGAAGGGTCCGCTCTCGGGTGCGACGTATCGGCCCTCGTCGTCGACCGGGGGTGCGATCTCGACGACCTGGGAGTAGTTCTTCTCGCCCGGTCCGGGAACGTCGTTGTTGAAAATGGTGAGACGCCCCGCTCCCGGGAGGCCGTCGGGAATCCACCGCACGTCGTGCTGCGCGAAGAGCTGGCGCGGAGCGTTCTCGTGGCGGCCATAAGCGGCGGGGTTTCCCCAGCGATAGAGGAGGTCTCCTCCTCGCCGGAAGCGCCCTCCCGTGCCGGTGCGGGCCTCGGCGGTGGTGGTGCCGTGATCGAGAATCCAGATCTCGCTGAAATTGGGCGTGCTGAGGCCAATCTGATCGAGCGCCTCGTTGTAAGCGACGGCGTTGGTGTGAAACAAGTCGGAGCTCAAGTCGGACGCGTCGGTGTCCTCGCTCACGTAGCCGAGCGCCTTCAGCTCTGCAAGCTCTTCCGGATCGACCGCCTTGGGCCCGCCGTCTCCGTTGATGTCGATGCGATGAGGGTGCGCGGCCGGGTCCCCGTAGTTCGGAAGCTCAGGGTCGACGTTCTGGATCAAATGGTCCCAGGCGTGCCACTCCCAAACGATCCGCCCACCCTCTGGACGTCGAGGCTCGATCTCCACGACTTTGTCGGGCCAGACGCCCTGCTCGGGCACGACGTCGGGACGGCGTCCCGCTCTCTTCGCTTCTTCGGCGGTCTTGCGCTCCCATGCTATCGCCAGGATGTTTCCGCCGGGGAGGGGCTCGATATCGTGATGGCTGATGTGGTCGTCGGTAGCGAAGGAATAGCTCCAAGAGAGCTCGCCCTCCCAGACGTACTCCTCGATGCGACCTCCCGTGCCGCCGCCCCGGAAGACTTTCGATTCCACCCGTGCGCCGCGAAGGAGGCGACCGTCGTTCGTCAGGTACACGGAGCCCTGCGGCGCGTGGGGGCTCTTCCACGTGTGGACGACGAGCCCGTCGGCGTCGATGAGGTAAGTCGTGTCGGAAAGAAGGGGCGCGTAGAGGATGTAACCTGGCGAAGCGCCCGGCTTCCGCGTGACGAGGCCACTCGGCCTCGGGATTGCTTCCGCTGCGGTCGACTCCTCCTCCGGGATTTCACGACCTCCTTCACAGCCGGCTGCCAGTATGAACCCCGGGAGCCACACCCTCGCCTTCCAACGCATCGACTACACCTCCTCGGAAAGTAGACTGGACCGGAATCTTAGCAGAGGGTAAGGAGTTTTCCGCTACCCCGTTCGAGTGCTAACGGCGATACCAGTCCGTGGGTCCTGTCGAAGAGCTATTCGTGCCGGAGCGCCACGAGCGGATCGACACGGGTAGCGCGCAGGGCAGGGAACGTACAAGCGAGTATCGTCACCGTTGCGGCGAGGAGAGACACGACCAGGAAGGTCACGGGGTCGAACCGGCTCACGCCGTACAGGAGACTCTGGAGAAAGCGAGTTACGAAGACCGCGACGAGAAGACCGAGCCCGATGCCTAGCAGGGCGAGCCTCGACCCGTCCGTCAGAACGAGACGAAGGACGTCGTGGCGGGCCGCGCCGAGAGACATGCGAACTCCGAACTCGTGCTGTCTCCGGCCCACGGAAAACGACATCACCCCGTAAATCCCGAGGGTCGAGAGGAGGAGCGCGAGCCCCGCAAAGGCGCCGAAGAGGTTCATCGTGAAACGACGCTCGGAGACCGAAGCCGCGAGGCGCCGTTCGAGGGTCGTGAAGCCGGAGAGCGCGAGATCCCGGTCGAGGGAAGCCGTGATCGCCCGTAGCCGCGCGAAGACTGCCTCCGGCTCTTCCCGCGTGTGAACGAGGAGCGAAAAGCCCGTGAACGGGGCTTGCGAGAACGTGGGATAGATGGCGGGCTGTGCTTCTTCTTGGAGCCCCTGGAATCGCACGTCTCGAACGACCCCGACGATCTCCCGGGTCAGGCCCCATTGACTGAGCCGCGCGCCGAGCGGCTCCTCATCGACGAAGTAGCGCCGGACGAAGGCTTCGTTGACGACGATGACGGGCGGCGAGTCGTCGCGATCGTCGCCCGGATCGAGACTCCGCCCGCGGAGGATCGGAATCCCCAGCGTGCGGAAATAGTCCGGACTCACGACCCGAACCCGGACCTCGTCCTGTTGGCCCGGCGCGACATCGGGGCGGCCTTCGATGACGAACCGGCTCGTCCAACCCGGGTCGAGGGGGCCGTTGATGGCGAGAGCGGCAGAGTCGATCCCCGGGGTGCTTCTCGCCTGCTCGAGGAGGGCTTTCTGAAACTGACGCACCTCCGTCCATCGAGGCCACGAGTCGCGA is a genomic window of Vicinamibacteria bacterium containing:
- a CDS encoding aryl-sulfate sulfotransferase; amino-acid sequence: MRWKARVWLPGFILAAGCEGGREIPEEESTAAEAIPRPSGLVTRKPGASPGYILYAPLLSDTTYLIDADGLVVHTWKSPHAPQGSVYLTNDGRLLRGARVESKVFRGGGTGGRIEEYVWEGELSWSYSFATDDHISHHDIEPLPGGNILAIAWERKTAEEAKRAGRRPDVVPEQGVWPDKVVEIEPRRPEGGRIVWEWHAWDHLIQNVDPELPNYGDPAAHPHRIDINGDGGPKAVDPEELAELKALGYVSEDTDASDLSSDLFHTNAVAYNEALDQIGLSTPNFSEIWILDHGTTTAEARTGTGGRFRRGGDLLYRWGNPAAYGRHENAPRQLFAQHDVRWIPDGLPGAGRLTIFNNDVPGPGEKNYSQVVEIAPPVDDEGRYVAPESGPFGPDEPAWKYEAPDQTSFYSDFISGAQRLPNGNTLICQGRDGRIFEVTPDGEIVWDYWTPYSGTVTLADGSQPQPVEGFTYAVFRATKIPPDHPALEGR